A single genomic interval of Labrus mixtus chromosome 6, fLabMix1.1, whole genome shotgun sequence harbors:
- the LOC132975423 gene encoding indoleamine 2,3-dioxygenase 2-like, whose translation MDTTVRGTLQADFDTFDISEELGFLLEEPLRHLPDYYQVWLDLANNLEHLIETGKLRELVHKMPLLSTHLLSNHRELRLAHLALGFISMGYVWQEGQQAPAEILPKALAWPFWLISRRLGLPPILTYADTVLANWKLRDPTGEMEIRNMDLIFSFPGGESCRGFFIVSQLVEMAASSGVTGVLEVMHAMKISDLSGVQRGLNKVTQSLKRMKETFKLMHNHVDPTLFHGKLRLFLSGWRDNPLLPCGLLYEGVSDEPIFLSGGSAAQSSAIQCFDALLCIRHEDETGAFLTRMRDYMPTAHRHLIETLSVGPFLRDFILSRSSSDLCQAYLSCVSALVDLRNYHLNTVTKYIIVPGNRARAIGCPFRGVCTALNKTGSGGSVLMVFLKSVRNNTQKALILKRPPQTEI comes from the exons ATGGACACTACAGTCAGAGGAACACTGCAGGCTGACTTTGATACATTTGATATTTCTGAAGAGCTTGGATTTCTGCTTGAAGAACCTCTG AGACACCTTCCAGACTATTATCAGGTTTGGCTGGACCTGGCTAATAATCTTGAGCATCTGATAGAGACTGGTAAACTAAGGGAGCTGGTTCATAAG ATGCCGCTCTTGAGCACCCACCTTTTGAGTAACCATCGGGAGCTCAGGCTGGCTCATCTAGCTCTGGGATTCATCAGCATGGGATACGTGTGGCAGGAAGGACAACAAGCACCTGCTGAG ATTCTCCCTAAAGCCCTGGCCTGGCCCTTTTGGCTGATATCTCGCAGGCTTGGCCTTCCACCCATCCTAACCTACGCGGACACAGTTTTGGCAAACTGGAAATTAAGGGATCCCACAGG agaaaTGGAAATCAG GAACATGGACTTGATATTTTCCTTTCCTGGTGGAGAGAGTTGCAGGGGATTTTTTATAGTGTCACAGTTGGTCGAGATGGCTGCCAGTTCAGGCGTGACG GGGGTTCTGGAGGTGATGCATGCAATGAAAATCTCAGACCTCAGCGGTGTGCAGAGAGGTCTCAACAAAGTGACTCAGTCTTTGAAGAGGATGAAGGAAACTTTCAAACTCATGCACA ATCATGTGGATCCAACTCTGTTTCATGGAAAATTAAGACTTTTTCTTTCAGG GTGGCGAGACAACCCTTTGCTTCCATGCGGGTTGTTATATGAAGGTGTGAGCGATGAGCCAATTTTTTTATCAGGCGGGAGTGCAGCCCAGAGTTCAGCCATTCAGTGCTTCGATGCTTTGCTGTGCATCCGGCACGAGGATGAGACAG GTGCCTTCCTGACACGTATGAGGGATTACATGCCTACCGCCCACCGTCATCTGATAGAAACTCTATCCGTCGGTCCATTTCTGAGAGACTTCATCCTATCTCGCTCCAGCTCTGACCTCTGCCAGGCCTACCTATCCTGTGTCTCAGCGCTGGTGGATTTACGTAACTATCACCTCAATACCGTCACCAAGTACATCATTGTGCCTGGGAATCGAGCCCGTGCAATCGGCTGCCCGTTCAGAGGTGTGTGTACTGCGCTGAACAAGACAGGGTCCGGCGGATCCGTCCTAATGGTCTTCCTTAAGAGTGTTCGTAATAACACCCAAAAAGCACTGATCTTAAAGAGACCACCACAAACTGAAATATGA